A DNA window from Sphingomonas profundi contains the following coding sequences:
- a CDS encoding phytoene/squalene synthase family protein encodes MTERARLVAAARDSIARGSKSFAMASRLFDRRTRERAWLLYAWCRACDDLADGQEHGHALAAVADPAARLAEIRAKTSAALDGRPTGDPAFDALGVVAAECAIPHHLAHDLIEGFALDAAGFSPRDEQALLRYCYHVAGAVGCMMAIVMGVPADDEAVLDRACDLGLAFQLANIARDLCEDDAGGRCYLPAEWLAEMDIPPGEAMRPMYRDRIAVLAGRLATRAAAFEGSARHGTPALRFRSAWAVLAAAGIYGDIAREVARRGSRAWDARVVTSKAAKLGWVAKAAAQARGRGRHWPVATPRPLAWVRPRSG; translated from the coding sequence ATGACGGAAAGGGCGCGGCTGGTCGCGGCGGCGCGCGACAGCATCGCCAGGGGCTCCAAGAGCTTCGCGATGGCGAGCCGCCTGTTCGACCGGCGCACGCGCGAGCGGGCGTGGCTGCTCTACGCCTGGTGCCGCGCCTGCGACGATCTGGCCGACGGGCAGGAGCATGGCCACGCCCTCGCCGCCGTCGCCGATCCCGCCGCACGGCTCGCCGAGATCCGCGCCAAGACCTCGGCCGCGCTCGACGGGCGGCCCACCGGCGATCCGGCGTTCGACGCGCTCGGCGTGGTGGCGGCCGAGTGCGCGATCCCGCACCATCTGGCGCACGATCTGATCGAGGGTTTCGCGCTGGACGCGGCCGGCTTCAGCCCGCGCGACGAGCAGGCGCTGCTGCGCTACTGCTACCATGTCGCGGGTGCCGTCGGCTGCATGATGGCGATCGTGATGGGCGTGCCGGCGGACGACGAGGCGGTGCTGGACCGGGCCTGCGACCTGGGCCTCGCCTTCCAGCTCGCCAACATCGCGCGCGACCTGTGCGAGGACGATGCCGGCGGCCGCTGCTACCTGCCGGCCGAGTGGCTGGCCGAGATGGACATCCCGCCCGGCGAGGCGATGCGGCCGATGTACCGCGATCGCATAGCGGTGCTGGCCGGGCGCCTGGCGACGCGCGCGGCGGCGTTCGAGGGCTCGGCGCGGCACGGCACGCCGGCGCTGCGGTTCCGCTCGGCCTGGGCGGTGCTGGCGGCGGCGGGCATCTACGGCGACATCGCGCGCGAGGTCGCGCGGCGCGGCAGCCGCGCCTGGGATGCGCGGGTCGTCACCAGCAAGGCGGCGAAGCTCGGCTGGGTGGCGAAGGCGGCGGCGCAGGCCCGCGGTCGCGGCCGCCACTGGCCGGTCGCGACGCCGCGCCCGCTCGCCTGGGTGCGCCCGCGCAGCGGCTGA
- a CDS encoding MarR family winged helix-turn-helix transcriptional regulator, whose amino-acid sequence MHMHPDLAPCACTALRKAARAVSRVYDAALGGAGMTTTQFAVLRTLDGGGAMPLSRLADLLVMDRTSLYRTIAPLARQGWVRIEAAPRGRTRIATLTTDGAAAMTAAVPAWEGAQGRIVAAFGPANWAALAGSLREITGVAVREGAA is encoded by the coding sequence ATGCATATGCATCCTGATCTCGCTCCCTGTGCCTGCACCGCTCTGCGCAAGGCGGCGCGCGCCGTGTCGCGCGTCTATGACGCGGCGCTCGGTGGGGCCGGCATGACGACCACGCAATTCGCCGTTCTGCGCACGCTCGATGGCGGCGGGGCGATGCCGCTGAGCCGGCTGGCCGATCTGCTGGTGATGGACCGCACCTCGCTCTATCGCACCATCGCCCCGCTCGCGCGGCAGGGCTGGGTGCGGATCGAGGCCGCGCCGCGCGGCCGCACCCGCATCGCCACGCTCACGACCGATGGCGCTGCGGCGATGACCGCCGCCGTGCCGGCGTGGGAGGGCGCGCAGGGGCGCATCGTCGCGGCGTTCGGCCCGGCGAACTGGGCGGCCCTCGCCGGCTCGCTGCGCGAGATCACCGGCGTGGCCGTGCGGGAGGGCGCCGCATGA
- a CDS encoding MFS transporter: MTPPLARRAGARTVYAVVAVTFVALLVSAGLRSAPSVMMVPLELHFGWDRATISFAAAVGILLYGLVGPFAAALMMSIGIRRTMLGGLMLMAAATFASLWMRVPWHYVASWGVVSGIGSGAVASVLGAAVVNRWFATRQGLVMGMLSASTATGALVFLPLLAWAAQGGAWRPVALAVSLACLALVPIVWLLVPEHPGDVGTRRFGETEGTAPPPPMKQAASPALAFTALFRAARVPIFWLLAGTFFVCGLTTNGLVGTHMIAFCGDHGIAPVAAAGLLSTMGFFDLIGTTASGWLTDRYDPRKLLFVYYGLRGLSLLALPFLDFGAASLGLFAIFYGLDWIATVPPTVKLANISFGERDAPIVFGWVMVAHQMGAATAAFGAGLIRSETGSYAPAFLIAGAFGLVAALAIIGWWRTGAPALATA; the protein is encoded by the coding sequence ATGACGCCGCCGCTCGCCCGCCGCGCCGGCGCCCGCACCGTCTACGCCGTCGTCGCCGTCACCTTCGTCGCGCTGCTCGTGTCGGCGGGCCTGCGCTCGGCGCCCAGCGTGATGATGGTGCCGCTGGAACTGCATTTCGGCTGGGATCGGGCGACGATCTCGTTCGCCGCCGCCGTGGGCATCCTGCTCTACGGCCTGGTCGGCCCGTTCGCCGCGGCGCTGATGATGTCCATCGGCATTCGCCGGACGATGCTGGGCGGCCTGATGCTGATGGCCGCCGCCACCTTCGCCAGCCTGTGGATGCGGGTGCCGTGGCACTATGTGGCCAGCTGGGGGGTCGTCTCCGGCATCGGATCGGGCGCGGTCGCCTCGGTGCTCGGCGCGGCCGTGGTCAACCGCTGGTTCGCCACCCGGCAGGGGCTGGTGATGGGCATGCTGAGCGCCAGCACCGCCACCGGCGCGCTGGTGTTCCTGCCGCTGCTCGCTTGGGCAGCGCAGGGCGGCGCTTGGCGGCCGGTGGCGCTCGCCGTCAGCCTCGCCTGCCTCGCCCTCGTCCCCATTGTCTGGCTGCTGGTGCCGGAACATCCGGGCGACGTCGGCACCCGCCGCTTCGGCGAGACGGAGGGGACCGCCCCGCCCCCGCCGATGAAGCAGGCGGCGAGCCCGGCGCTCGCCTTCACCGCCCTGTTCCGCGCCGCGCGCGTACCGATATTCTGGCTGCTGGCCGGCACCTTCTTCGTCTGCGGGCTCACCACCAACGGGCTGGTCGGCACGCACATGATCGCCTTCTGCGGCGATCACGGCATCGCCCCCGTCGCCGCCGCCGGCCTGCTCTCGACGATGGGTTTCTTCGACCTGATCGGCACCACCGCCTCCGGCTGGCTCACCGACCGCTACGATCCGAGGAAGCTGCTGTTCGTCTATTACGGCCTGCGCGGCCTCTCGCTGCTGGCGCTGCCCTTCCTCGATTTCGGCGCGGCGAGCCTCGGCCTGTTCGCCATTTTCTACGGGCTCGACTGGATCGCCACAGTGCCGCCCACGGTGAAGCTCGCCAACATCAGCTTCGGCGAGCGGGACGCGCCGATCGTGTTCGGGTGGGTGATGGTGGCGCACCAGATGGGTGCCGCCACAGCGGCGTTCGGCGCCGGGCTGATCCGCAGCGAGACCGGCAGCTACGCCCCCGCCTTCCTGATCGCCGGCGCGTTCGGACTGGTCGCCGCTTTGGCGATCATCGGCTGGTGGCGGACGGGCGCACCCGCGCTGGCGACGGCGTAG
- a CDS encoding methyltransferase, with protein MSATPAESALARSQKRRRAAASVGPLGMFFKGFIKHPVMVGSIIPSSGKLIEKMLSRVDWANTKVFVEYGPGVGTFCGPILDRMAPDAMLIAIDTNPDFIHYLRARLPDPRFVPVEGSAADVRRILADHGHDHADYILSGLPFSTLPPGVGPRIAAETHGALRQGGAFLVYQFSPKVRDFIAPHFARIDHDYELINIPPAQLYWAWKD; from the coding sequence ATGTCAGCAACGCCCGCCGAATCGGCGCTCGCACGTAGTCAGAAGCGCCGTCGGGCGGCCGCGAGCGTCGGCCCGCTGGGCATGTTCTTCAAAGGCTTCATCAAGCATCCGGTGATGGTCGGATCGATCATCCCCTCGTCGGGCAAGCTGATCGAGAAGATGCTCTCCCGCGTCGACTGGGCCAACACCAAGGTCTTCGTCGAATACGGTCCGGGGGTCGGCACCTTCTGCGGGCCGATCCTGGATCGCATGGCGCCCGATGCGATGCTGATCGCGATCGATACCAACCCCGATTTCATCCACTATCTGCGCGCCCGCCTGCCCGATCCGCGCTTCGTGCCGGTGGAGGGATCGGCGGCGGACGTGCGGCGCATCCTGGCCGATCACGGCCACGACCATGCCGACTACATCCTCTCCGGCCTGCCCTTCTCCACCCTGCCGCCCGGCGTCGGACCCCGCATCGCGGCGGAGACGCACGGCGCGCTACGGCAGGGCGGCGCCTTTCTGGTCTACCAGTTCAGCCCCAAGGTGCGAGATTTCATCGCGCCGCATTTCGCCCGCATCGACCATGATTACGAACTGATCAACATCCCGCCCGCCCAGCTCTACTGGGCCTGGAAGGACTGA
- a CDS encoding MFS transporter, which produces MPPVLPHRPVDAFGPAIADPARRGEFRLLFAVMLAIAAGNTALQSVLPAIGRSLGLADAVIAITFSFSALVWSIAAPWWARRSDRTGSKRMVAIGIAGFTVSLLGCAMALTAGLQGWLSGIGALVAFVLARLVYGFFGAAAPPAAQAMVARRTSRAERTNALTLLASAFGLGTILGPALAPFFVLPVVGLAGPGYVFAIGGILMTAGVLYGLPRDRPEDRPMRGAANAEPSIGGEPSGASVIAASRAPRAGRLRLRDPRIWPWMLAGLVAGHAQAMVGQTMAFLTMDRLHLTPDLAQPIIGIVLMSGAGAALLVQWGLIPRLGWPPRLMLVWGSLAAAAGCVAIALAASMHALAVSFAIASLGFGFVRPGFTAGASLAVGSEEQGLVAGRVTSVNGIVFVLGPSLGVGLYGVDAHLPYLAAAGALAMVAVYCWRRLPG; this is translated from the coding sequence ATGCCGCCAGTCCTGCCCCACCGGCCCGTCGACGCATTCGGGCCCGCCATCGCCGATCCGGCCCGCCGCGGCGAGTTCCGCCTGCTGTTCGCCGTCATGCTGGCGATCGCCGCCGGCAACACGGCGCTGCAATCGGTGCTGCCGGCAATCGGCCGATCGCTGGGCCTGGCCGACGCGGTGATCGCGATCACCTTCTCCTTCTCGGCGCTGGTCTGGTCGATCGCGGCGCCGTGGTGGGCGCGCCGATCCGATCGCACCGGCAGCAAGCGCATGGTGGCGATCGGCATCGCCGGCTTCACCGTCTCGCTGCTCGGCTGCGCGATGGCGCTGACGGCCGGGCTGCAGGGCTGGCTCAGCGGCATCGGCGCGCTCGTGGCGTTCGTGCTGGCGCGGCTCGTCTACGGCTTCTTCGGCGCGGCCGCCCCGCCGGCGGCGCAGGCGATGGTGGCCCGCCGCACTAGCCGGGCCGAGCGGACCAACGCGCTGACCCTGCTCGCCTCCGCCTTCGGGCTCGGCACCATCCTCGGCCCGGCGCTGGCGCCCTTCTTCGTGCTGCCGGTGGTGGGCCTCGCCGGGCCGGGCTACGTGTTCGCGATCGGCGGCATCCTGATGACGGCGGGCGTCCTCTACGGCCTGCCGCGCGACCGGCCGGAGGACCGGCCGATGCGCGGCGCCGCCAATGCCGAGCCCTCGATCGGCGGCGAGCCGAGCGGCGCTTCCGTGATCGCCGCTAGCCGCGCGCCCCGCGCCGGCCGGCTGCGCCTGCGCGATCCGCGGATCTGGCCGTGGATGCTCGCCGGCCTCGTCGCCGGCCACGCGCAGGCGATGGTGGGCCAGACGATGGCCTTCCTGACGATGGACCGGCTGCACCTGACGCCCGATCTCGCCCAGCCGATCATCGGCATCGTGCTGATGTCCGGCGCGGGGGCGGCGCTGCTGGTGCAGTGGGGGCTGATCCCGCGCCTGGGCTGGCCGCCACGGCTGATGCTGGTGTGGGGATCGCTGGCGGCGGCGGCGGGCTGCGTGGCGATCGCGCTGGCGGCCTCCATGCATGCGCTGGCGGTGTCGTTCGCCATCGCCTCGCTCGGCTTCGGCTTCGTCCGGCCGGGCTTCACCGCCGGCGCCTCGCTGGCCGTGGGATCGGAGGAGCAGGGGCTCGTCGCCGGCCGGGTCACGTCGGTGAACGGGATCGTGTTCGTCCTCGGCCCGTCGCTGGGCGTGGGGCTCTACGGGGTGGACGCCCACCTGCCCTATCTGGCGGCGGCCGGCGCGCTCGCCATGGTCGCGGTCTATTGCTGGCGGCGGCTGCCCGGCTGA
- a CDS encoding SRPBCC family protein, with translation MTETTTTAGSGGRDDAPRSAARSAEPTADQKARGETALTAITLTINRTPADVYAFWRNFANLAPAMENVASIAVKDDRTSHWIVNAPGGGTVEWDAIVTEDVPGALIAWSSAEGADISNSGRVEFRDAGERGTFVSATIAYDPPAGIIGKLVAKLTQKEPAIQQRRDLRRIKQLLETGEIATSSPPNPAPKA, from the coding sequence ATGACCGAGACGACCACCACCGCCGGGTCCGGCGGGCGGGACGATGCGCCACGCTCCGCCGCGCGATCGGCCGAACCCACGGCGGACCAGAAGGCGCGCGGCGAAACCGCGCTCACTGCAATCACCCTCACGATCAACCGGACGCCGGCCGACGTCTACGCCTTCTGGCGGAATTTCGCGAACCTGGCGCCGGCGATGGAGAATGTTGCGAGCATCGCCGTGAAGGACGATCGCACGTCCCACTGGATCGTGAACGCCCCCGGCGGCGGCACCGTGGAGTGGGACGCCATCGTCACCGAGGACGTGCCCGGTGCGCTGATCGCCTGGTCCTCCGCCGAGGGTGCCGACATCTCGAACAGCGGCCGCGTGGAGTTCCGCGACGCGGGCGAACGCGGCACCTTCGTCTCCGCCACGATCGCCTACGATCCGCCGGCCGGCATCATCGGCAAGCTAGTCGCCAAGCTGACCCAGAAGGAGCCGGCGATCCAGCAGCGTCGCGACCTGCGGCGGATCAAGCAGCTGCTGGAAACTGGCGAGATCGCCACTTCCAGCCCGCCCAATCCCGCGCCCAAGGCGTAA
- a CDS encoding zinc-dependent alcohol dehydrogenase, producing the protein MRALTWHGKHDVRVDTVPDPEIINPRDAIIRITSTAICGSDLHLYDGYIPTMKAGDILGHEFMGEVVETGARSTLKKGQRVVVPFVIACGSCYFCGKHQYSACDNSNPADNQDISEELWGHPASGLFGYSHMTGGYPGGQAEYVRVPFSDVGPIVIPDGIDDEKVLFLSDILPTGWMAAENADIEPGDTVAVWGCGPVGLFAVQSAFLMGAARVIAIDHFPNRLALAKKFGAEILNYEDSKVYDALMEMTGGIGPDAVIDAVGLESHGLFADNVLDQIKATAFLGTERPHVLRQAIIACRKGGRVSVPGVYGGFVDKFPMGAFMEKGLTMKTGQTHVQHYLPGLLNAIVEGKIDTTFLISHRMALEDAPHGYDIFKNKQDEVTKVVLKPGLAKAA; encoded by the coding sequence ATGCGTGCGCTCACCTGGCACGGCAAGCACGACGTCCGCGTCGATACCGTTCCCGATCCCGAGATCATCAACCCGCGCGATGCGATCATCCGGATCACCTCCACCGCGATCTGCGGATCCGACCTGCATCTGTACGACGGCTACATTCCGACGATGAAGGCCGGCGACATCCTGGGCCACGAGTTCATGGGCGAGGTGGTGGAGACCGGCGCCAGGAGCACGCTGAAGAAGGGCCAGCGCGTCGTCGTGCCCTTCGTGATCGCGTGCGGCAGCTGCTACTTCTGCGGCAAGCACCAATATTCCGCCTGCGACAATTCGAACCCGGCCGACAATCAGGACATATCCGAGGAATTGTGGGGCCACCCCGCCTCCGGCCTGTTCGGCTACAGCCACATGACCGGCGGCTATCCCGGCGGTCAGGCCGAATATGTCCGCGTGCCATTCTCCGACGTGGGGCCAATCGTGATCCCGGACGGGATCGACGACGAGAAGGTGCTGTTCCTCTCCGACATCCTGCCGACCGGCTGGATGGCCGCCGAGAATGCCGACATCGAGCCAGGCGACACGGTGGCGGTATGGGGCTGCGGCCCGGTGGGCCTGTTCGCCGTGCAGAGCGCCTTCCTGATGGGCGCCGCGCGGGTGATCGCGATCGATCATTTCCCGAACCGGCTGGCGCTGGCCAAGAAGTTCGGCGCCGAGATCCTCAACTATGAGGATTCGAAGGTCTACGATGCGTTGATGGAGATGACCGGCGGCATCGGCCCCGATGCGGTGATCGACGCGGTGGGCCTGGAGAGCCACGGCCTGTTCGCCGACAACGTGCTCGATCAGATCAAGGCCACCGCCTTCCTCGGCACCGAGCGGCCGCACGTGCTGCGTCAGGCGATCATCGCCTGCCGCAAGGGCGGGCGCGTCTCCGTGCCCGGAGTCTATGGCGGGTTCGTCGACAAGTTCCCGATGGGCGCCTTCATGGAGAAGGGGCTGACGATGAAGACCGGACAGACCCATGTGCAGCATTATCTGCCGGGCCTGCTGAACGCGATCGTGGAGGGGAAGATCGACACGACCTTCCTGATCTCCCACCGCATGGCGCTGGAAGACGCGCCGCACGGCTACGACATCTTCAAGAACAAGCAGGACGAGGTGACGAAGGTCGTCCTGAAACCCGGCCTGGCGAAGGCCGCCTGA
- a CDS encoding SDR family NAD(P)-dependent oxidoreductase, with translation MADSNGKFAVITGASTGIGFELASIAAENGYDILVVADEPLIEAAAADFRTHGGKVESVEADLSTTEGVDSLLAATNGRRIDLLCANAGRGLGRDFLGQDVADWRKVVDTNITGTLYLLQHVLKDMVARDDGKVLVTGSIAGFIPGSFQAVYNGTKAFVDSFTDAIRDEIKESKGVQLTTLMPGPVETEFFDRADMMDTSVGASKSKSDPADVARDGWDALMDGKASVVSGWKNKLQVALAHVTPAAVLSGMHRNMAEPGTADE, from the coding sequence ATGGCAGACAGCAACGGCAAATTTGCGGTCATCACCGGCGCCTCGACCGGCATCGGCTTCGAGCTCGCCTCGATCGCGGCGGAGAATGGCTACGATATCCTCGTGGTGGCGGACGAGCCGCTGATCGAGGCCGCCGCCGCCGACTTCCGCACCCATGGCGGCAAGGTCGAGTCGGTCGAGGCGGACCTCTCCACCACCGAGGGCGTCGACAGCCTGCTCGCCGCGACGAACGGGCGGCGGATCGACCTGCTCTGCGCCAATGCCGGCCGCGGCCTCGGCCGCGACTTCTTGGGGCAGGATGTCGCGGACTGGCGGAAGGTGGTGGACACCAACATCACCGGCACGCTCTATCTGCTCCAGCACGTGCTAAAGGACATGGTCGCCCGCGACGACGGCAAGGTGCTCGTCACCGGATCCATCGCCGGCTTCATCCCCGGATCCTTCCAGGCCGTCTACAACGGCACCAAGGCGTTCGTGGACAGCTTCACCGACGCGATCCGCGACGAGATCAAGGAATCGAAGGGCGTTCAGCTCACCACGCTGATGCCGGGGCCGGTGGAGACCGAGTTCTTCGATCGCGCCGACATGATGGACACCAGCGTCGGCGCGTCCAAGAGCAAGAGCGACCCGGCCGACGTCGCGCGCGACGGCTGGGATGCGCTGATGGACGGCAAGGCCAGCGTCGTTTCCGGCTGGAAGAACAAGTTGCAGGTGGCGCTGGCGCATGTAACGCCGGCGGCGGTGCTGTCCGGCATGCACCGCAACATGGCGGAGCCCGGCACCGCCGACGAGTAA
- a CDS encoding cupin domain-containing protein — MVSTGQVSPDWYDQPQDEWVLLVGGGAHLLIEGAGEMVLGPGDHLLIPAHVRHRVTWTDPARPTIWLAIHFPAGAESGPDG, encoded by the coding sequence ATCGTCTCGACCGGGCAGGTCTCCCCCGACTGGTACGATCAGCCGCAGGATGAATGGGTGCTGCTGGTGGGAGGCGGCGCTCACCTGCTGATCGAGGGCGCGGGGGAGATGGTGCTCGGGCCGGGCGATCATCTGCTGATCCCGGCGCATGTGCGTCATCGCGTGACATGGACCGATCCCGCGCGGCCGACGATATGGCTCGCCATCCACTTCCCCGCAGGTGCGGAATCCGGCCCGGACGGCTGA
- a CDS encoding glycine zipper 2TM domain-containing protein, translating to MFKSLVTAAAIALAGTATVAPLPAAAQSYGWDDRGQDAGFQNVGWRDDRRYRNDRRYRGGNYRYRNQRCYDKGNGGLAIGGIAGGLAGNAIAGRGDRTLGTILGAGVGALAGRAIDRSDGRRC from the coding sequence ATGTTCAAGTCGCTCGTCACCGCCGCCGCCATCGCCCTTGCCGGCACCGCCACCGTCGCGCCGCTGCCGGCCGCCGCCCAGTCCTATGGATGGGACGATCGCGGCCAGGATGCCGGCTTCCAGAACGTCGGCTGGCGCGATGATCGCCGCTACCGCAACGATCGTCGCTATCGCGGCGGCAACTACCGCTATCGCAACCAGCGCTGCTACGACAAGGGCAATGGCGGCCTCGCCATCGGCGGCATCGCTGGCGGTCTGGCCGGCAACGCCATCGCCGGTCGCGGCGATCGCACGCTCGGCACGATCCTGGGCGCCGGCGTCGGCGCGCTCGCCGGCCGCGCGATCGACCGTTCGGACGGCCGCCGCTGCTGA
- a CDS encoding arylesterase gives MAFGDSLTAGYGLKPNESFPVQLEASLRRQGIAARVHNAGVSGDTTAAGKARLAWVLNALKAKPDLVIVELGANDMLRGLPVAQARANLEAILSELRRRRLKVLIAGMRSAPNMGRAYVTAFEGMYPALAKAYGAGLYPFFLNGVAARRGMTLPDGLHPTAPGVAVIVRGITPAVKAGLGVR, from the coding sequence GTGGCCTTCGGTGACAGCCTGACGGCAGGCTACGGGCTGAAGCCGAACGAGAGCTTTCCGGTGCAGCTGGAGGCATCGCTCAGGCGGCAGGGCATCGCCGCCCGCGTCCACAATGCCGGCGTCTCCGGCGACACGACGGCCGCGGGCAAGGCGCGGCTCGCCTGGGTGCTGAACGCGCTGAAGGCGAAGCCCGATCTCGTGATCGTGGAGCTGGGCGCCAACGACATGCTGCGCGGCCTGCCGGTGGCGCAGGCCCGCGCCAATCTGGAGGCGATCCTCAGCGAGTTGCGGCGGCGGCGGCTGAAGGTGCTGATCGCCGGCATGCGCTCCGCCCCCAACATGGGCCGCGCTTATGTGACGGCGTTCGAGGGCATGTATCCGGCGCTGGCGAAAGCCTATGGCGCCGGCCTCTATCCGTTCTTCCTGAACGGAGTGGCCGCCCGCCGCGGCATGACCCTGCCGGACGGCCTGCACCCGACTGCCCCCGGCGTGGCGGTGATCGTGCGCGGCATCACGCCGGCGGTGAAGGCGGGGCTTGGGGTGCGATAG
- a CDS encoding ABC transporter ATP-binding protein: MSLPACATEDPFLPQPDPDIVIAARDVTLALGQGLARVQILRGIDLTVRAGETVALLGPSGSGKSSLMAVLSGLEQASGGSIHVAGADFGAMGEDQLALARRGRIGIVLQAFHLLPTMTALENVAVPLELAGEGDAFARAEAELASVGLGHRTGHYPAQLSGGEQQRTAIARATVARPALLFADEPTGNLDAATGEAIMDLLFARQRETGATLVMITHDPALGRRCGRTVELRDGRIVADTAPAGGGA; this comes from the coding sequence ATGAGCCTGCCTGCCTGCGCAACGGAAGATCCTTTTCTGCCTCAGCCTGATCCCGATATCGTGATCGCCGCGCGCGATGTCACCCTCGCGCTCGGCCAGGGTTTGGCGCGCGTGCAGATCCTGCGCGGGATCGATCTGACGGTGCGCGCCGGCGAGACGGTGGCGCTGCTCGGCCCGTCAGGCTCGGGCAAGTCCTCGCTGATGGCGGTCCTGTCCGGGCTGGAGCAGGCGAGCGGCGGATCGATCCACGTCGCCGGCGCGGACTTCGGCGCGATGGGCGAGGATCAGCTGGCGCTCGCCCGGCGCGGGCGCATCGGCATCGTGCTGCAGGCCTTCCACCTGCTGCCGACGATGACGGCGCTGGAGAATGTCGCCGTGCCGCTGGAACTGGCTGGCGAGGGCGACGCGTTCGCGCGGGCGGAGGCGGAGCTCGCCTCCGTCGGCCTCGGCCACCGTACCGGCCATTATCCGGCGCAGCTCTCGGGCGGGGAGCAGCAGCGGACGGCCATCGCCCGCGCCACCGTCGCCCGGCCCGCTTTGCTGTTCGCCGACGAGCCGACCGGCAATCTGGACGCGGCGACCGGTGAGGCGATCATGGACCTGCTGTTCGCCCGCCAGCGGGAGACCGGCGCGACCCTGGTGATGATCACCCACGATCCGGCGCTCGGCCGGCGCTGCGGGCGCACGGTGGAACTGCGCGACGGCCGCATCGTCGCGGATACCGCTCCGGCCGGCGGCGGCGCCTGA